A region of Streptomyces halobius DNA encodes the following proteins:
- a CDS encoding FAD-dependent oxidoreductase has protein sequence MTAEQTIAGTECGTEVVQGDDRYQALRRGFNQRFIATPDYVSVVASTDEVVCALNKYLASHRSDESPERRITVRSGGHCYENFVCGDDVGVILDLGRMDRAYLDQQTGAYCVEAGANNWRVATHLYAPFGVALPGGSCYSVAAGGHVCGGGYGLLSRQHGLTIDYLYAVEVVVVRDGQHAEVVIARRDSSDEQLRNLWWAHTGGGGGNFGVVTRYWFKGLPKPPSQVLLHAIAWPWAELKDEPESFKSLVRNYGLFFEYENTTELPEPLRGDFSDMFTLLKLTNWANGKVGLITQLDATRPDGVRRLNAFLDWVTQDLGVAPTPMDRRMGEHAPMAGLHVPTRLPWLTATQTLNGSGDNQCGKYKSAYMTRGFTEPQLTAIHDHLTRDAYDNPQALLQVDSYGGAVNLPGSADTAVYQRSSVLKLQYQTYWSWQKDSNKDGVTDYLDAAVDPSIAAPHVSWIREFYRDVYEDTGGVPILSPDDTGDRAIQETVTDGCYINYPDTDLDDPEWNTSGQPSHRLYYGDNYQRLQETKEYWDPRNVFRHAQSVQPFTR, from the coding sequence ATGACCGCGGAGCAGACCATCGCCGGAACCGAGTGCGGCACCGAGGTGGTTCAGGGGGATGACCGCTATCAGGCCCTGAGGAGGGGATTCAATCAGCGCTTCATCGCGACTCCTGACTATGTGTCGGTAGTCGCCTCGACCGACGAGGTCGTGTGCGCACTCAACAAATATCTGGCGAGCCATCGTTCCGACGAGAGTCCCGAAAGGCGGATCACGGTCCGGTCGGGGGGCCACTGCTACGAGAACTTCGTCTGCGGCGACGACGTGGGCGTGATCCTCGACCTGGGACGGATGGACCGGGCCTACCTGGACCAGCAGACGGGCGCGTACTGCGTGGAGGCCGGTGCGAACAACTGGCGTGTCGCCACCCACCTCTACGCCCCGTTCGGCGTCGCGCTCCCCGGCGGATCCTGCTACTCCGTCGCCGCCGGCGGCCATGTGTGCGGCGGCGGGTACGGGCTGCTGTCCCGGCAGCACGGGCTGACCATCGACTATCTCTACGCGGTGGAGGTCGTGGTCGTCCGTGACGGACAGCACGCGGAGGTGGTGATCGCGCGCCGTGACTCGTCCGATGAGCAGCTGCGGAATCTGTGGTGGGCGCACACCGGTGGCGGCGGCGGGAACTTCGGTGTGGTCACCCGGTACTGGTTCAAGGGCCTGCCCAAACCCCCGTCCCAAGTCCTGCTGCATGCCATCGCATGGCCGTGGGCGGAGCTCAAGGACGAGCCGGAGAGCTTCAAGTCGCTGGTGCGCAATTACGGGCTGTTCTTCGAGTACGAGAACACCACCGAGCTCCCGGAACCCCTCCGCGGCGACTTCAGCGATATGTTCACCCTGCTGAAGCTGACCAACTGGGCCAACGGCAAGGTGGGTCTGATCACCCAGCTCGACGCCACCAGGCCGGACGGCGTGCGGCGGCTCAACGCCTTCCTCGACTGGGTCACCCAGGACCTGGGCGTCGCCCCCACGCCAATGGACCGGCGCATGGGTGAGCACGCACCCATGGCCGGACTGCACGTACCGACCCGGCTGCCCTGGCTCACCGCCACCCAGACGCTCAACGGCTCCGGCGACAACCAGTGCGGCAAGTACAAGTCGGCGTATATGACACGCGGATTCACCGAGCCACAGCTCACCGCCATCCACGACCACCTGACGCGCGACGCATACGACAACCCGCAGGCGCTGCTCCAGGTCGACTCCTACGGCGGTGCCGTCAACCTCCCCGGAAGCGCCGACACGGCCGTCTACCAACGCAGTTCCGTGCTGAAGCTGCAGTATCAGACGTACTGGAGCTGGCAGAAGGACTCCAACAAGGACGGTGTCACCGACTATCTGGATGCCGCCGTCGATCCTTCGATCGCGGCGCCGCATGTGAGCTGGATCCGCGAGTTCTACCGCGATGTCTACGAGGACACCGGCGGCGTGCCGATTCTCTCGCCGGATGACACCGGCGACCGCGCTATCCAGGAGACGGTGACCGACGGGTGTTACATCAATTACCCCGATACCGACCTCGACGACCCCGAGTGGAACACCTCGGGGCAGCCCTCGCACCGTCTCTACTACGGCGACAACTATCAGCGCCTCCAGGAGACCAAGGAGTACTGGGACCCCCGGAATGTCTTCCGCCACGCCCAGTCCGTCCAGCCGTTCACCCGGTGA
- a CDS encoding SRPBCC family protein gives MSTLEEQIDIDAPLDRTWDTLHRVESYPAFVNGVREARPEGENKAHLDLTAGGRARELDVETSDRGKEMVWHTTSGPDLAGTVSLLPIDRDHTRVQARFEYQPETIKEEFGGPSGFAQAAAIERGVRSDLQQFKELVERERKQ, from the coding sequence ATGAGCACTCTCGAAGAACAGATAGACATCGATGCCCCCCTCGACAGAACCTGGGACACTCTCCACCGAGTGGAGAGCTATCCCGCGTTTGTGAACGGCGTGCGTGAGGCCCGCCCGGAGGGCGAGAACAAGGCGCACCTGGATCTCACCGCGGGAGGCCGGGCCCGGGAGCTGGACGTCGAGACCAGCGACCGCGGGAAGGAAATGGTCTGGCACACCACAAGCGGTCCCGACCTGGCGGGAACGGTCTCGCTGCTGCCCATCGACCGGGATCACACCCGGGTCCAGGCCCGGTTCGAGTACCAGCCGGAGACCATCAAGGAGGAGTTCGGAGGACCGTCGGGCTTCGCGCAGGCGGCCGCGATCGAGCGGGGCGTCCGCAGTGATCTGCAGCAATTCAAGGAGCTGGTGGAACGGGAGAGGAAGCAGTAG
- the tgmB gene encoding ATP-grasp ribosomal peptide maturase yields MTVLILTCEEDLTADMVVARLHELGVPLIRLDPADFPGEVALSAEYVKGDFEGYLKAGERMVSLSSLRSVWVRRPDTPGAHAPEPSAWLTGESEHALYGVLDCTRARWMNHPAAAARARRKPWQLRTAHHSGFAVPPTVITSFPGVAREFARTYQDVVVKSVSGKHPSDPPMVLPTTRITPDVDFSGVAAGPTQLQVLIHKRADIRLTCVGGQLFAARKKSDPEEVDSRFTEHCLWEPTEVPDRIRHAVDAYMRSAHISYGAFDFAEDADRTWWFLECNQGGQFGFVQLDTDQPITQAVASWLAAAPPPG; encoded by the coding sequence ATGACCGTCCTGATTCTCACCTGCGAGGAGGACTTGACGGCGGACATGGTGGTGGCGAGGCTGCACGAACTCGGCGTTCCGCTCATCCGCCTCGACCCCGCGGACTTTCCCGGCGAGGTCGCCCTGTCGGCGGAGTACGTCAAGGGCGACTTCGAGGGATACCTCAAGGCAGGCGAACGCATGGTGAGTCTGAGCAGTCTGCGGTCGGTGTGGGTCCGCCGCCCCGACACCCCCGGGGCCCATGCCCCGGAACCGTCCGCATGGCTCACAGGCGAGTCCGAGCATGCCCTGTACGGCGTGCTCGACTGCACCCGGGCACGCTGGATGAACCATCCCGCCGCGGCCGCACGAGCACGCCGTAAGCCCTGGCAGCTGCGCACCGCCCACCACAGCGGATTCGCCGTGCCCCCCACGGTCATCACCTCGTTCCCCGGGGTCGCCCGGGAGTTCGCCAGGACATATCAGGATGTCGTGGTGAAATCGGTGTCCGGCAAGCACCCCAGTGATCCGCCGATGGTGCTGCCGACCACCCGTATCACCCCGGACGTGGACTTCTCCGGCGTGGCGGCCGGCCCGACCCAGCTCCAAGTGCTTATCCACAAGCGGGCCGATATCCGGCTGACCTGCGTCGGCGGGCAGCTCTTCGCCGCCCGTAAGAAGTCCGACCCCGAAGAGGTCGACAGCCGCTTCACCGAGCACTGCCTGTGGGAGCCCACCGAGGTGCCCGACCGGATCCGCCATGCGGTGGACGCCTATATGCGCTCCGCCCACATCTCCTACGGGGCCTTCGACTTCGCCGAGGACGCCGACCGGACATGGTGGTTCCTGGAGTGCAACCAGGGCGGCCAGTTCGGCTTTGTCCAGCTCGACACCGACCAGCCCATCACGCAGGCCGTGGCCTCCTGGCTCGCAGCCGCGCCCCCGCCCGGTTGA
- a CDS encoding Fpg/Nei family DNA glycosylase, whose translation MPELPDVEAFRKVLVSCAQGRPIQRIEVRDAGVLHGVSASRLRRQLAGRRFAAPERHGKWLLARTDQGPTLMMHFGMTGELVCCHPAEPPGPHDHVLFTVGRDRQLRYRDQRKLQGLWLADESGVARTLEGQGPDAMTLGRTRFAAVLSRRRGGIKSALIDQSVLAGLGNLLADEILWRARVHPARRVGALTAGERDRLHREMRRTLRSAVRAGRVPPRKSWLTGHRDDADARCPRCAEPLHRDRIAGRGTVWCSRCQPERA comes from the coding sequence ATGCCTGAGCTGCCGGACGTCGAGGCGTTCCGGAAGGTTCTGGTCTCCTGTGCGCAGGGCAGGCCGATCCAGCGGATCGAGGTGCGGGACGCGGGAGTGCTGCACGGGGTGAGCGCGTCGCGGCTGCGCCGTCAGCTGGCGGGGCGGAGATTCGCCGCGCCCGAGCGCCACGGGAAGTGGCTGCTCGCCCGCACCGACCAGGGGCCTACGCTCATGATGCACTTCGGCATGACCGGGGAGCTGGTCTGCTGCCACCCCGCCGAGCCGCCCGGCCCCCATGACCACGTGCTGTTCACGGTGGGCCGGGACCGTCAGCTCCGCTACCGCGACCAGCGCAAACTCCAGGGCCTGTGGCTGGCGGACGAGTCCGGCGTGGCACGGACCCTGGAGGGCCAGGGCCCCGACGCGATGACGCTGGGCCGTACCCGCTTCGCCGCGGTGCTCTCCCGGCGCCGCGGCGGCATCAAATCGGCCCTCATCGACCAGTCGGTGCTGGCCGGGCTCGGCAATCTGCTGGCCGACGAGATCCTGTGGCGGGCACGGGTGCACCCGGCCCGTCGGGTCGGCGCACTCACGGCCGGCGAACGCGACCGGCTGCACCGGGAGATGCGCCGCACCCTGCGGTCGGCCGTACGGGCGGGACGCGTGCCACCCCGGAAGTCCTGGCTCACCGGCCACCGTGACGACGCCGATGCGCGATGTCCGCGCTGCGCCGAGCCGCTGCACAGGGACCGCATCGCGGGACGGGGCACCGTGTGGTGCTCCAGGTGCCAGCCGGAGAGGGCCTGA
- a CDS encoding uracil-DNA glycosylase, producing MNAGTGPPTSDDGGYPGYCAEHSGGLDELDTHLTRCRACPRLVAWREEVAATRRRAFRDEEYWARPVPGFGPPDAALAVVGLAPAAHGGNRTGRMFTGDASGDFLFAALHAVGLASQPEATHRGDGLELYGVRVTAPVHCAPPQNKPTPTERDTCRPWLSAELALLAPSLRAAVALGAFSWQALLPALGSAGWRVPRPRPAFGHGAQLTLQATDERPELRILGSYHPSQQNTFTGRLTFAMLVDVLTRAAELAGLRSQGTGTGQGRSAG from the coding sequence ATGAACGCTGGGACAGGCCCGCCGACCAGCGATGATGGCGGCTATCCGGGCTACTGTGCGGAGCACTCCGGGGGGCTGGACGAGCTCGATACCCACCTGACACGGTGCCGGGCCTGCCCGAGGCTGGTGGCCTGGCGGGAAGAGGTCGCCGCTACCCGGCGGCGGGCGTTCCGCGACGAGGAGTACTGGGCCAGGCCGGTCCCCGGATTCGGTCCGCCGGACGCGGCACTGGCCGTCGTCGGTCTGGCGCCCGCCGCGCACGGCGGCAACCGGACCGGCCGGATGTTCACCGGTGACGCCTCCGGTGACTTCCTCTTCGCCGCCTTGCACGCCGTCGGCCTCGCCTCCCAGCCCGAAGCGACACACCGGGGCGACGGGCTGGAGCTGTACGGGGTACGGGTGACCGCGCCGGTCCACTGCGCCCCGCCGCAGAACAAGCCCACCCCCACCGAACGGGACACCTGCCGGCCATGGCTGTCGGCGGAGCTCGCACTCCTCGCTCCGAGCCTGCGCGCAGCGGTCGCCCTGGGTGCCTTCAGCTGGCAGGCGCTGCTGCCCGCTCTCGGCTCCGCGGGATGGCGGGTGCCGCGCCCCCGGCCCGCGTTCGGGCACGGGGCGCAGCTGACGCTGCAGGCGACCGACGAGCGGCCGGAGCTCCGGATCCTGGGGAGCTATCACCCGAGCCAGCAGAACACGTTCACCGGGCGTCTGACGTTCGCCATGCTCGTCGATGTGCTCACTCGCGCTGCCGAGCTCGCGGGGCTGCGAAGCCAGGGGACTGGGACTGGACAGGGCAGGAGCGCTGGATAA
- a CDS encoding RrF2 family transcriptional regulator, protein MRISARADYAVRAALQLADAGDAGPLKAEAIADAQDIPHKFLEGILNDMRRGGLVLSQRGGNGGYRLAKAPEAISIADVIRVVDGPLVAVRGARPPELSYSGPAESLLPVWVALRANVRQILDGVSLADVASAELPSRVTALAEDPASWTNP, encoded by the coding sequence ATGCGAATTTCGGCCAGAGCGGACTATGCGGTACGTGCCGCGCTGCAACTCGCTGACGCCGGGGACGCGGGGCCGCTCAAGGCGGAGGCGATTGCCGACGCTCAGGACATTCCGCACAAATTCCTCGAAGGCATCCTCAACGACATGCGCCGGGGCGGACTCGTCCTGAGTCAGCGCGGCGGCAACGGCGGCTACCGGCTGGCGAAGGCCCCGGAGGCCATCAGCATCGCGGATGTCATCCGCGTCGTGGACGGGCCGCTGGTCGCGGTACGCGGCGCGCGCCCGCCGGAGTTGTCCTACAGCGGCCCCGCCGAGTCGCTGCTGCCGGTGTGGGTCGCGCTGCGGGCGAATGTCCGCCAGATCCTGGACGGTGTGTCGCTGGCCGATGTCGCCTCGGCCGAGCTGCCCTCCCGGGTGACCGCGCTGGCCGAGGACCCGGCCTCTTGGACGAACCCGTAG
- a CDS encoding UdgX family uracil-DNA binding protein (This protein belongs to the uracil DNA glycosylase superfamily, members of which act in excision repair of DNA. However, it belongs more specifically to UdgX branch, whose founding member was found to bind uracil in DNA (where it does not belong), without cleaving it, appears to promote DNA repair by a pathway involving RecA, rather than base excision.) — translation MTGDGTEAAGQQYDATPYLPRRGGLAAYRRAAADCRGCPLFLDASQTVFGEGSPTARLALVGEEPGDREDRQGKPFVGPAGGLLKKALRDAGLGEEPTYFTNAVKHFKFTTAPRGKRRIHKPPSLREMTACRPWLNAELRLVDPEVVVALGSTAGKALLGRSFRVTKDRGALIPLPEEGEEQRDGHGAGRSTTDGRRLVLATLHPSAILRADDAGRADAYAGLVADLRVAAGALHGS, via the coding sequence ATGACCGGAGACGGCACCGAGGCCGCCGGGCAGCAGTACGACGCCACCCCTTACCTGCCCCGGCGCGGCGGACTCGCGGCGTATCGGCGTGCCGCGGCGGACTGCCGGGGCTGCCCGCTGTTTCTGGACGCCTCGCAGACCGTTTTCGGGGAGGGCAGCCCGACGGCACGTCTGGCGCTCGTCGGCGAGGAGCCCGGTGATCGGGAGGACCGCCAGGGGAAGCCGTTCGTCGGCCCGGCCGGGGGCCTCCTGAAGAAGGCGCTGCGGGACGCCGGCCTCGGCGAGGAACCGACGTACTTCACCAACGCGGTGAAGCACTTCAAGTTCACCACCGCACCGCGAGGCAAGCGCCGCATCCACAAGCCACCGAGCCTGCGGGAGATGACCGCCTGCCGCCCCTGGCTGAACGCCGAGTTGCGCCTGGTCGACCCCGAGGTCGTGGTGGCGCTCGGGTCGACCGCCGGCAAGGCGCTGCTGGGGCGGTCGTTCCGGGTGACGAAGGACCGCGGCGCTCTCATTCCCCTGCCGGAGGAGGGAGAGGAACAACGGGATGGGCACGGGGCGGGACGCTCGACCACCGACGGAAGAAGACTCGTCCTGGCGACCCTCCACCCTTCCGCGATTCTGCGGGCCGACGACGCGGGGCGCGCGGATGCGTACGCGGGGCTGGTCGCCGACCTCCGCGTGGCCGCCGGGGCCTTGCACGGCTCGTGA
- a CDS encoding acyl-CoA dehydrogenase family protein, protein MPKRSAAAPAAPEGNAPSEGGMWSRVARELADDLAVDAAVRDRAGKAPFDEVSRLREAGLPALLMPPGASGRGCDWRTACAVIREISAADSSIGELLARHYVLSWSARFFGTPETADGLELRAATGQWLWAGSTDVTGTEEEAEAGAGTGAERGPELRLTPSEDGYVLNGRTTLAAGAAVADRLVLGAVCTATGESLSVVVDPACPGVTTDPAHDRLGQRLSGAGSVGFDGVAVADSQILGAVPRDEHDVSPFAALAPLALRLALVHVALGITEGALAEARDVSRATPRTWPTIGPDDRGYPNRPGRDPYLLLAYGELVTAAHTAAAVAEPATEALARGLLSGRELGVDERTDISVLVAAAEAVTSRSAVHITTRILELADGTADSPAEGPGFERFWRNARVLTAQGSPTHRLRDIGDHYLNGTRPPVTLHI, encoded by the coding sequence ATGCCGAAGCGGTCCGCTGCGGCCCCCGCCGCCCCGGAGGGCAACGCCCCGTCGGAGGGCGGAATGTGGTCCCGCGTCGCCCGTGAACTCGCGGATGATCTCGCCGTCGACGCGGCCGTCCGCGACCGGGCGGGCAAGGCTCCGTTCGACGAGGTCTCCCGCCTGCGCGAAGCCGGACTGCCCGCTCTGCTGATGCCGCCGGGCGCATCCGGGAGGGGCTGTGACTGGCGGACGGCCTGTGCGGTCATCCGGGAGATTTCGGCGGCCGACAGCTCCATCGGCGAACTGCTGGCCCGGCACTACGTCCTGTCATGGAGCGCCCGGTTCTTCGGCACCCCGGAAACGGCCGACGGACTCGAACTCCGTGCGGCGACCGGGCAGTGGCTGTGGGCCGGGAGCACCGACGTCACGGGGACGGAGGAGGAAGCGGAGGCGGGAGCCGGGACAGGGGCGGAGCGCGGGCCCGAGCTCAGGCTCACGCCGAGCGAGGACGGGTATGTCCTCAACGGGCGCACGACGCTCGCCGCCGGTGCCGCCGTGGCGGACCGGCTGGTGCTCGGCGCGGTGTGCACCGCGACGGGCGAGTCGCTGAGCGTAGTCGTGGATCCGGCCTGTCCCGGCGTGACGACCGACCCGGCGCACGACCGCCTGGGGCAGCGGCTCAGCGGAGCGGGCAGCGTTGGCTTCGACGGCGTCGCGGTGGCCGATTCTCAGATACTCGGCGCCGTTCCGCGCGACGAGCACGATGTCTCCCCCTTCGCCGCGCTCGCTCCCTTGGCGCTCCGGCTCGCCCTTGTCCACGTCGCCTTGGGGATCACCGAAGGGGCGCTGGCCGAGGCCCGGGACGTCAGTCGCGCCACGCCGCGCACCTGGCCGACGATCGGTCCGGACGACCGCGGGTACCCGAACCGGCCGGGCCGGGATCCCTACCTCCTGCTCGCCTACGGGGAGTTGGTGACCGCCGCCCACACCGCCGCGGCCGTCGCGGAACCGGCGACGGAAGCACTGGCGCGAGGGCTCCTCTCGGGGCGGGAACTCGGCGTCGACGAACGCACCGATATCTCCGTTCTCGTCGCCGCGGCCGAGGCCGTGACGAGCCGGTCCGCCGTGCACATCACGACCCGCATCCTGGAACTCGCGGACGGCACCGCCGACTCCCCCGCCGAAGGGCCGGGGTTCGAGAGGTTCTGGCGCAACGCGCGCGTACTGACGGCACAGGGCTCGCCCACCCACAGGCTCCGCGACATCGGCGACCACTATCTGAACGGCACACGACCGCCCGTGACGCTGCATATCTGA
- the tgmA gene encoding putative ATP-grasp-modified RiPP gives MRPFALSFARPVAQTSSSTVPYTYDATRQLNVLPDGRPATSSRAVLLATGSTTSTAGSKTHFDD, from the coding sequence ATGCGACCGTTCGCTCTGAGCTTCGCCCGTCCGGTGGCGCAGACGTCGTCGTCCACCGTTCCGTATACGTACGACGCCACACGACAGTTGAACGTGCTTCCCGACGGCCGCCCGGCGACGTCCAGCCGGGCGGTGCTGCTGGCCACCGGCAGCACCACCTCCACGGCCGGTTCCAAGACCCACTTCGACGACTGA